GTTCTCTCCTAGAAATACGATTACTTCATTATAACACAATTCTTAACATCAAACAGAACAAACAAAATTAATAAGTTTGAGATAAGCATACATATTGTCCTGCAACCACTTACAAATACCTACATCTTTTTTTTAAAATTACATAAGCACAATTAACTATGCTAAGTAGAATTCTCTTGGTCTCTTTGTCAAACAATACGATAACGTCAGCAGTACCAGTATCCTAAAAACATGTCAATTTCTAATCAACTTTTGAAGGATGAACTAATCTTAACTAAGTGGATAATTTTTAACTGACCCTTGAAATAAAATAGTAAAAAATAATCATGTTTAAGTTCTGTTCTTATCCTATAGATAACTTAGGTAACTGTTTGAAAAATCAAGGGTTTTCTTGTAAAATGAAAGAGTATTAAAAGATGAGGTGGAAAATTGCTAACTGTATCAGATATTTCGCTGCGTTTCAGCGATCGTAAACTTTTTGATAATGTCAATATTAAATTTACAGCGGGAAATACTTATGGGTTGATTGGTGCTAATGGTGCTGGAAAATCAACTTTCTTAAAAATCCTATCAGGTGATATTGAACCTACCACAGGCCATGTTTCTCTTGGTCCAGAGGAACGCTTATCTATTTTACGTCAAAATCATTTTGATTACGAAGAAGAATGCGCTATTGATGTTGTTATTATGGGCAATCAAGATCTCTATAACATCATGAAAGAAAAAGATGCTATCTATATGAAACCTGATTTTTCAGATGAGGATGGTGTTCGCGCCGCTGAACTTGAAGGTCAGTTTGCGGAATTAAATGGCTGGGAAGCTGAAAGTGAAGCTTCTCAGCTCTTGCAAAATTTGAATATTCCTGAAGAACTTCACTATCAAAACATGAGTGAGCTCACTAACGGTGATAAAGTTAAAGTGTTACTTGCTAAAGCACTTTTTGGTAAACCAGATGTTCTTTTACTAGATGAACCTACCAATGGTTTAGATATCCAATCTATCAATTGGTTAGAGGATTTCTTAATAGACTTTGAAAATACTGTTATTGTAGTCTCTCACGACCGCCATTTTCTCAATAAAGTCTGCACTCATATGGCTGATCTAGATTTTGGAAAAATTAAACTCTATGTGGGTAATTATGATTTTTGGAAAGAATCTTCTGAACTAGCAGCAAAACTTCAAGCTGACCGTAATGCTAAAGCAGAAGAAAAAATCAAAGAATTACAAGAATTTGTTGCCCGCTTTTCAGCCAATGCTTCTAAATCAAAACAAGCAACTTCTCGTAAAAAAATGCTTGATAAAATTGAGTTAGAAGAAATTGTACCTTCAAGCCGTAAGTATCCCTTTATTAAGTTTCAAGCGGAACGTGAAATTGGAAATGATCTTTTATCAGTAGAAAACCTTTCAGTTAAAATTGATGGTGAAAGCATTCTTGACAATATCAGTTTTACTTTAAATTCTGGAGATAAAACTGCTATTATTGCCCAAAATGATATTCAGTCAACAGCTCTTATTCGTGCACTTATGGGGGATATTGACTATGAAGGTACCATTAAATGGGGTGTTACAACAAGTCAATCCTATCTTCCTAAAGACAATACAAATGATTTTGCGAGTGGAGAATCTATTCTTGAATGGATCCGTCAGTTTGCAAACAAAGAAGATGATGATAATACTTTTCTTCGTGGGTTCTTGGGTCGTATGCTTTTTTCTGGTGATGAAGTTAACAAGTCTGTCAGTGTCCTATCAGGTGGCGAAAAAGTGCGTGTGATGTTAGCTAAACTTATGCTCCTCAAGTCCAATGTACTGGTACTCGACGATCCAACTAATCACTTAGACTTAGAGTCTATCTCAAGCTTAAATGATGGGCTTAAAGATTTCAAAGAATCTATTATTTTTGCTAGCCATGATCATGAATTTATCCAAACATTAGCAAATCATATTTTGGTTATCTCTAAAAATGGTGTCATTGATCGTATTGATGAGACTTATGATGAATTTCTTGAAAATGAAGAAGTTCAGGCTAAAGTAGCACAACTCTGGCAATAAAAAGCGGAAACGCTTTTTATTTTTACATTTTAAATTGCTATGAAAATTTTTATAAAAAAACACCAACAAAGTATTCTTTACTATAGTCTTAGTTTTCTGCTACCAAGTTTTATAATGTTTCTCGTTCTATTCTCCAAAAATATTTATTGGGGGAGTAGCACAACTATTTTAGCTAGTGATGGTTTTCATCAATATGTGATTTTTGATGCTCTTTTTCGTAATATTCTCCATGGAACGGATAGTTTGTTTTACTCTTTTAAGGCTGGGCTTGGTTTTAATATTTTTGCTCTGACAAGTTATTACTTGGGAAGTTTTTTAACACCTTTTACTTACTTTTTTAATGTAAAAAATATGGCAGATGCTTTTTATCTCTTCACTTTAATCAAATTTGGTCTAATAGGTTTATCTGCTTTTTACAGTCTTGGGCAAATTTATACTAAAATCTCTAAATCACTCGTTTTGATGCTGTCAACATCTTATGCTTTAATGAGCTTTACTAGCAGTCAGTTAGAATTAAACAATTGGTTAGATGTTTTTATCCTGCTACCACTTATTATGCTTGGTTTACAGCGTTTAGTAGAAAAAAGGGGGATTTTTCTTTATTTTCTAACTCTTACTTGTTTATTTATTCAAAATTACTATTTTGGTTTCATGACAGCTATTTTCTTAACTCTTTGGTTTTTTACGCAAGTCTCGTGGGATATTAGAAACAGAATGAAACGATTAAGTGATTTTGTGCTCGTATCAATCTTTGCAACGCTGACAAGTGCTTTTATGCTGCTTCCAACATTTCTTGATTTAAAGAGCCATGGTGAAGTATTAACAGAACAAATTAGTCTATTTTCATCAGACATTTGGTATTTCGATTTTTTTGCTAAAAGTCTTCTTGGTAGTTATGATACGACAAAATATGGCTCTATTCCAACGATTTATATCGGTTTACTTCCCTTGATTTTTGCCATTACTTTTTTCTTTGTTAAATCTATAAAATGGCAAGTTAAAGTAGCTTATTTTCTTTTATTGGCTATTATTATTGCAAGTTTTATCTTTCAACCACTTGATTTATTTTGGCAAGGAATGCATTCACCTAATATGTTTTTGCATCGTTATTCTTGGGCTTTCTCCTTAGTTATTGTCATAATGGCAGCTGAAACGTTAACTCGGATAAAGGATATAAAATTGAAAAATTTTTATCCAGCCTTTACCTTCTTGGGAGTAGGATTTTTAGCAACTTTTTTATTCAAGGACTATTATAATTATCTGACACAAGTTAATTTTATATTAACAACTATCTTTTTAGTTAGTTATTTTATTATTCTTTTTACTTTTTTTAATCAATTAGTTTCTTATAAAGTTATTATTTCCTTTACACTTATCTTTACAAGTTTTGAAATAGCTTTAAATACTTTTTATCAAATTGAAGGAATTCAAACTGACTGGAATTTCCCTTCAAGAGAGGTTTATGAAGATAATGTAAAGGAAATTGACAACTATGTTAAGAAAACTAAAAAAGATAACTTAGAATTTTTTCGAACAGAAAAACAAATTCCCCAAACTTACAATGATGGTATGAAATTTAATTATAATAGCATTTCTCAGTTCTCATCTGTCAAAAATAACTTATCAGCACAATTATTGAATTCTCTAGGCTACTATTCACAAGGAAATCATTCTACCATTAGTTATCCTAATAATACTATTTTGATGGATAGTCTTTTTTCAATTAAATACAATATTAATAATCAAAATCCTCATAAATTTGGATTCCATTTAAAACAGAAAAACAATAAGCTGCAACTTTACAAAAACTTCTATTCTCTTCCTTTAGCACTTATGTCAAATCATATTTACAAAGATGTCAAGTTTGACTCTTATCCCCTTGATAATCAACAAAAATTTGTTAATGAATTGACAG
This region of Streptococcus mutans genomic DNA includes:
- a CDS encoding YfhO family protein, giving the protein MKIFIKKHQQSILYYSLSFLLPSFIMFLVLFSKNIYWGSSTTILASDGFHQYVIFDALFRNILHGTDSLFYSFKAGLGFNIFALTSYYLGSFLTPFTYFFNVKNMADAFYLFTLIKFGLIGLSAFYSLGQIYTKISKSLVLMLSTSYALMSFTSSQLELNNWLDVFILLPLIMLGLQRLVEKRGIFLYFLTLTCLFIQNYYFGFMTAIFLTLWFFTQVSWDIRNRMKRLSDFVLVSIFATLTSAFMLLPTFLDLKSHGEVLTEQISLFSSDIWYFDFFAKSLLGSYDTTKYGSIPTIYIGLLPLIFAITFFFVKSIKWQVKVAYFLLLAIIIASFIFQPLDLFWQGMHSPNMFLHRYSWAFSLVIVIMAAETLTRIKDIKLKNFYPAFTFLGVGFLATFLFKDYYNYLTQVNFILTTIFLVSYFIILFTFFNQLVSYKVIISFTLIFTSFEIALNTFYQIEGIQTDWNFPSREVYEDNVKEIDNYVKKTKKDNLEFFRTEKQIPQTYNDGMKFNYNSISQFSSVKNNLSAQLLNSLGYYSQGNHSTISYPNNTILMDSLFSIKYNINNQNPHKFGFHLKQKNNKLQLYKNFYSLPLALMSNHIYKDVKFDSYPLDNQQKFVNELTDLNLTLFKEIPIISSVGMQVLDNRVTINGSKGNKAQVYYTVKCPANSQLYISLPNLTVNNKDENVFITTNKHTSSYIIDESYYLFNLGNYKKTQTLIFKLSFPKNKTVSYDLPHIYALDLTAYQKSIKQLKSQTVKTTTKKNKIFTTYVAKKRTSLIYTLPYDKGWFAKQNGKAIKISKAQNGLMKIDVSKGSGKIIMTFVPQGLYQGILLTCLGIFLFVFYQLYYKKFNLK
- a CDS encoding ATP-binding cassette domain-containing protein, producing MLTVSDISLRFSDRKLFDNVNIKFTAGNTYGLIGANGAGKSTFLKILSGDIEPTTGHVSLGPEERLSILRQNHFDYEEECAIDVVIMGNQDLYNIMKEKDAIYMKPDFSDEDGVRAAELEGQFAELNGWEAESEASQLLQNLNIPEELHYQNMSELTNGDKVKVLLAKALFGKPDVLLLDEPTNGLDIQSINWLEDFLIDFENTVIVVSHDRHFLNKVCTHMADLDFGKIKLYVGNYDFWKESSELAAKLQADRNAKAEEKIKELQEFVARFSANASKSKQATSRKKMLDKIELEEIVPSSRKYPFIKFQAEREIGNDLLSVENLSVKIDGESILDNISFTLNSGDKTAIIAQNDIQSTALIRALMGDIDYEGTIKWGVTTSQSYLPKDNTNDFASGESILEWIRQFANKEDDDNTFLRGFLGRMLFSGDEVNKSVSVLSGGEKVRVMLAKLMLLKSNVLVLDDPTNHLDLESISSLNDGLKDFKESIIFASHDHEFIQTLANHILVISKNGVIDRIDETYDEFLENEEVQAKVAQLWQ